From Halomicrobium salinisoli, the proteins below share one genomic window:
- the hemC gene encoding hydroxymethylbilane synthase — translation MSTSRTLRLATRGSDLALRQAAAVEEALGRRFDVEIVEVETTGDQVRDELIHRLGKTGAFVRSLDEKVEAGDVDAAVHSMKDVPTEGDGLVVAAVPERADPADVLVTPDGKTLDELPDGATVGTSSLRRTAQLLAERPDLDVQPLRGNVDTRIEKLLAPSLQAEHEERSEAEKRRKATAGEPLDSPEEDAEDVEVPDDWEFPYERDVEEWFSGLREIERQALGREVEIEYDAIVLARAGLERAGLLHHVEAQSLPTDAFVPAPGQGALAVTAADGDLARDLNDALDHPRSRAETTVERTILGELGGGCVAPLGVYAVLQGSVVRTTVRALSRDGEEEVSLTRDLPVDRHDEAARELARDLADQGARELIERAKRESGAAAEDDAATAAETSEE, via the coding sequence ATGAGTACATCGCGGACGCTGCGACTGGCCACGCGGGGCTCGGACCTGGCCCTGCGCCAGGCCGCCGCCGTCGAGGAGGCCCTCGGTCGGCGGTTCGACGTGGAGATCGTCGAGGTCGAGACGACGGGCGATCAGGTCCGCGACGAGCTGATCCACCGGCTGGGCAAGACCGGGGCGTTCGTCCGGAGCCTGGACGAGAAGGTCGAGGCGGGCGACGTGGACGCGGCCGTCCACTCGATGAAGGACGTCCCGACCGAGGGCGACGGGCTGGTCGTCGCGGCCGTCCCCGAGCGGGCCGACCCGGCCGACGTGCTGGTCACCCCTGACGGGAAGACCCTCGACGAGCTGCCCGACGGCGCGACCGTCGGCACGTCCAGCCTCCGCCGGACGGCCCAGTTACTGGCCGAGCGGCCGGATCTGGACGTCCAGCCGCTGCGGGGCAACGTCGATACCCGGATCGAGAAGCTACTGGCGCCGAGCCTGCAGGCCGAACACGAGGAGCGCAGCGAGGCCGAGAAGCGTCGCAAAGCGACGGCCGGCGAGCCCCTGGACTCGCCCGAGGAGGACGCCGAGGACGTCGAGGTCCCCGACGACTGGGAGTTCCCCTACGAGCGGGACGTCGAGGAGTGGTTCAGCGGCCTGCGAGAGATCGAGCGACAGGCGCTGGGCCGCGAGGTGGAGATCGAGTACGACGCCATCGTCCTCGCGCGTGCGGGGCTGGAGCGGGCGGGCCTGCTCCACCACGTCGAGGCCCAGTCGCTGCCGACGGACGCGTTCGTTCCGGCGCCGGGCCAGGGCGCGCTGGCGGTGACGGCCGCCGACGGCGACCTGGCGCGGGACCTCAACGACGCGCTGGACCACCCGCGCTCGCGCGCGGAGACGACGGTCGAACGGACGATCCTCGGCGAGCTCGGCGGGGGCTGCGTCGCCCCGCTGGGCGTCTACGCCGTCCTGCAGGGCAGCGTCGTCCGGACGACGGTCCGCGCCCTCTCGCGGGACGGCGAGGAGGAGGTGTCGCTGACGCGGGACCTGCCCGTCGACCGCCACGACGAGGCCGCGCGTGAGCTGGCCCGGGACCTCGCCGACCAGGGCGCCCGGGAGCTGATCGAGCGGGCCAAACGCGAGAGCGGCGCGGCGGCCGAGGACGACGCGGCCACGGCCGCGGAGACGAGCGAGGAATGA
- a CDS encoding proline dehydrogenase family protein, which translates to MIPPLARRFVAGESAAEVLERARQLQARDVGTICNRLGEHYDERGPADEDAAAYCRLVDDIADADLRARVSVKPSQLGLDVGEDVFRENLARVVERADDRGVFVWLDMEDHPTVEATLNAYEHHARETGGNVGVCVQANLRRTRTDLERLAELPGKVRLVKGAYDPPAEVAYRDKQRVDAEFRDCLRYMFTNFEGGVAVGSHDPEMLSLADSLHEEFGTPYEVQMLMGVREDALFDLADDCEVWQYAPYGDRWLSYFYRRVMERRQNALFALRAILSG; encoded by the coding sequence ATGATTCCGCCACTCGCCCGGCGGTTCGTCGCCGGGGAGAGCGCCGCCGAAGTGCTGGAGCGGGCCCGTCAGTTGCAGGCCCGGGACGTGGGGACGATCTGTAACCGCCTCGGCGAGCACTACGACGAGCGCGGCCCGGCGGACGAGGACGCGGCGGCCTACTGCCGGCTCGTCGACGACATCGCGGACGCCGACCTGCGGGCCCGCGTCTCGGTCAAGCCCTCCCAGCTCGGCCTGGACGTCGGCGAGGACGTCTTCCGCGAGAACCTGGCGCGAGTGGTCGAGCGCGCCGACGACCGCGGCGTGTTCGTCTGGCTGGACATGGAGGACCACCCGACGGTGGAGGCGACCCTGAACGCCTACGAGCACCACGCGAGGGAGACCGGCGGAAACGTCGGCGTCTGCGTCCAGGCCAACCTCCGGCGGACGCGGACCGACCTGGAGCGGCTGGCCGAGCTGCCGGGGAAGGTCCGACTGGTCAAGGGGGCATACGACCCGCCGGCGGAGGTGGCCTACCGCGACAAACAGCGCGTCGACGCCGAGTTCCGGGACTGCCTGCGGTACATGTTCACGAACTTCGAGGGCGGCGTGGCGGTGGGGAGCCACGATCCCGAGATGCTGTCGCTGGCGGACTCGCTGCACGAGGAGTTCGGCACGCCCTACGAGGTGCAGATGCTGATGGGCGTCCGGGAGGACGCGCTGTTCGACCTCGCGGACGACTGCGAGGTCTGGCAGTACGCCCCCTACGGCGACCGGTGGCTGTCGTACTTCTACCGGCGGGTGATGGAGCGTCGACAGAACGCCCTGTTCGCGCTGCGGGCGATCCTGAGCGGCTAG
- a CDS encoding NAD-dependent succinate-semialdehyde dehydrogenase → MDAVNPATGEAVESYEDHTEADVDEALDRATDAFEEWKERPLREREQLLENAAEVLRENRREYAEIMAREMGKPIDQGISEIEKCAWGCDHYAENASDYLEPEHHPSPPGSTVKTVYEPLGPVLAVMPWNFPFWQVFRFAAPYVTAGNVGLLKHASNVPGCAVAIEEVFREAGYPEGVFQSLLIPSDLVDDALEDDRVRAATLTGSGPAGRSVAATAGENLKKTVLELGGSDPFVVLDDADLDEAAETGAWARNQNAGQSCIAAKRFIVHTDVYDDFLDRFVDEIESLTVGDPMDEDVDVGPQAREDLMADLHEQVEDSVDAGATVVTGGEPMDREGAFYPPTVLTDVPEGCPADDEELFGPVAAVWEVADDEAAVEKANDTQFGLGASVWTADRERGERIARRIDAGCTYVNQLVKSDPRVPFGGVKESGYGRELSEAGIHEFVNRKTVWIE, encoded by the coding sequence ATGGACGCCGTCAACCCCGCCACCGGCGAGGCGGTCGAATCGTACGAGGACCACACCGAGGCGGACGTCGACGAGGCCCTCGACCGGGCGACAGACGCGTTCGAGGAGTGGAAGGAGCGGCCGCTGCGGGAGCGCGAGCAGCTCCTCGAGAACGCGGCCGAGGTGCTGCGGGAGAACAGGCGCGAGTACGCCGAGATCATGGCCCGCGAGATGGGCAAGCCGATCGACCAGGGGATCTCGGAGATCGAGAAGTGCGCCTGGGGCTGCGATCACTACGCCGAGAACGCGAGCGACTACCTGGAACCAGAGCACCACCCGAGCCCGCCGGGATCGACGGTCAAGACGGTCTACGAGCCGCTCGGTCCCGTGCTGGCCGTGATGCCGTGGAACTTCCCGTTCTGGCAGGTGTTCCGCTTCGCCGCGCCCTACGTGACGGCCGGCAACGTCGGCCTGCTCAAGCACGCCTCCAACGTGCCGGGCTGCGCCGTGGCCATCGAGGAGGTGTTCCGCGAGGCCGGCTACCCCGAGGGCGTCTTCCAGTCGCTGCTGATCCCCTCGGACCTCGTCGACGACGCGCTCGAGGACGACCGCGTCCGTGCCGCGACGCTGACCGGCAGCGGCCCCGCCGGCCGATCCGTGGCCGCCACCGCCGGGGAGAACCTCAAGAAGACCGTGCTGGAACTGGGCGGCAGCGACCCGTTCGTCGTCCTCGACGACGCGGACCTCGACGAGGCCGCAGAGACCGGTGCGTGGGCCCGCAACCAGAACGCCGGCCAGTCCTGCATCGCCGCCAAGCGCTTTATCGTCCACACGGACGTCTACGACGACTTCCTCGACCGCTTCGTCGACGAGATCGAGAGCCTCACCGTCGGCGACCCGATGGACGAGGACGTCGACGTCGGGCCCCAGGCCCGCGAGGACCTCATGGCGGACCTCCACGAGCAGGTCGAGGACAGCGTCGACGCCGGCGCGACCGTCGTCACCGGCGGCGAACCCATGGACCGCGAGGGCGCCTTCTACCCGCCGACGGTCCTGACCGACGTCCCGGAGGGCTGTCCCGCCGACGACGAGGAGCTGTTCGGCCCCGTCGCGGCCGTCTGGGAGGTCGCAGACGACGAGGCGGCCGTCGAGAAGGCAAACGACACCCAGTTCGGCCTCGGCGCCAGCGTCTGGACGGCGGACCGCGAGCGCGGCGAGCGGATCGCCCGCCGGATCGACGCCGGCTGCACCTACGTCAACCAGCTCGTCAAGTCCGATCCCCGCGTCCCGTTCGGCGGGGTCAAGGAGTCGGGCTACGGCCGCGAACTGTCCGAGGCGGGGATCCACGAGTTCGTCAACCGCAAGACGGTGTGGATAGAATGA
- a CDS encoding uroporphyrinogen-III synthase produces MREEPRLRVAFFRPDDERTDEAVELLESLGADPVPDPMLAVEPTGAAPREDAEYVVLTSKTGVELAAEAGWDPGEASVCAIGEATAEALEDAGYSVDLVPEEYSSTGLVDALADDAAGARVEVARSDHGSDVLTDGLEDAGAYVHETVLYRLVRPESAGESAELAADGDLDAALFTSSLTVTHFLAAADDRGVRDAAVAGLNDAVVGAIGEPTRRTAEDAGVAVDVVPEAADFDALAADAVEEAAPTYHE; encoded by the coding sequence ATGCGTGAGGAGCCCCGCCTCCGGGTGGCCTTCTTCCGCCCGGACGACGAGCGCACCGACGAGGCCGTCGAACTGCTGGAGTCGCTCGGCGCCGATCCCGTGCCCGATCCGATGCTCGCCGTGGAACCCACCGGCGCCGCCCCTCGCGAGGACGCCGAGTACGTGGTCCTCACGAGCAAGACGGGCGTCGAACTCGCCGCCGAGGCCGGCTGGGACCCCGGCGAGGCGTCGGTCTGTGCCATCGGCGAGGCGACGGCCGAGGCGCTCGAAGACGCCGGCTATTCCGTCGACCTGGTGCCCGAGGAGTACTCCTCGACGGGCCTCGTCGACGCCCTCGCGGACGACGCCGCGGGCGCCCGCGTCGAGGTAGCCCGCTCCGACCACGGCTCGGACGTGTTGACCGACGGGCTCGAGGACGCCGGCGCGTACGTCCACGAGACGGTCCTCTACCGACTGGTCCGACCCGAGAGCGCCGGCGAGTCGGCCGAACTCGCCGCCGACGGCGACCTGGACGCCGCGCTGTTTACCTCGTCGCTCACCGTGACACACTTCCTGGCCGCCGCCGACGATCGCGGCGTCCGGGACGCGGCCGTCGCCGGGCTGAACGACGCCGTCGTCGGCGCCATCGGCGAGCCGACCCGCCGCACCGCCGAGGACGCCGGCGTCGCGGTCGACGTCGTGCCCGAGGCGGCCGACTTCGACGCGCTCGCCGCTGACGCCGTCGAGGAGGCGGCGCCCACGTACCACGAGTAG
- a CDS encoding DUF502 domain-containing protein, protein MASASWKRDFASGLIVLLPVLVTIYVLAYLYGILAGLPFAADITEETLGELGLPAVLQSAAVVTFIRVATTLGVFVLLVFSIGYLMRTAFGDLMESALDDLMNQVPGLRVVYNASKMAVETAVSGTDELQKPVKIETWDGMRMTAFKTGKTTGDGRDVLFLPTAPNITTGYVVEVEPDRYEELDERVEDALTRILSAGFGDSDRDSVQLPINAQDGQESEAADD, encoded by the coding sequence ATGGCGTCGGCCTCGTGGAAGCGCGACTTCGCGAGCGGACTCATCGTCCTGCTCCCCGTCCTGGTCACCATCTACGTCCTCGCGTACCTCTACGGAATCCTGGCCGGACTGCCGTTCGCGGCCGACATCACCGAAGAGACCCTCGGCGAGCTCGGCCTGCCCGCCGTCCTCCAGTCGGCGGCCGTGGTCACGTTCATCCGCGTCGCCACGACGCTGGGCGTGTTCGTGCTCCTGGTGTTCTCGATCGGCTACCTCATGCGGACGGCCTTCGGCGACCTCATGGAGAGCGCGCTGGACGACCTGATGAACCAGGTGCCCGGGCTGCGGGTGGTGTACAACGCGTCGAAGATGGCGGTCGAGACGGCGGTCTCCGGCACCGACGAACTCCAGAAGCCGGTGAAGATCGAGACCTGGGACGGGATGCGGATGACCGCGTTCAAGACCGGCAAGACGACCGGCGACGGGCGTGACGTCCTCTTTCTCCCGACCGCGCCGAACATCACCACCGGCTACGTCGTCGAGGTCGAACCGGACCGGTACGAGGAGCTGGACGAGCGCGTCGAGGACGCGCTGACACGGATCCTCTCGGCCGGGTTCGGCGACTCCGACCGGGACAGCGTCCAGCTGCCGATCAACGCTCAGGACGGCCAGGAGAGCGAGGCCGCGGACGACTGA
- a CDS encoding acetolactate synthase large subunit, translating into MNAAELLVACLEREGVEHVFGIPGEELEDLLFAMADSEVTFVPTRHEQGAAFMADVHGRLTGQAGVCCSTLGPGATNLLTGVADAHLDKSPLVAVTGQGGLERLHKESHQALNVVDLFEPITKWNAQLDDPDIVGEAVRKAFKLAEYEKPGTTHLELPEDVASESTEERPLPGRERVRPGAPDPDALDRAVDLLAAADRPLVVAGNGAVRAHAADRLRAVVEAADLPVVSTYMGKGAVSDADERSLMTVASGDGAAAEALAAADLLLAVGYDVAEHDPAEWDHDGPIVHVDSEPAEVYAAYNPDVEVVADVGRTLRALTERAEDGAFGTDTDWYGDYRERVLADVDREPADEPPFTEEGVLPVLREVMADEDVLVSDVGSHKMAIAANYPAYEPNTCVVSNGLAAMGIAVPGALAADLAVEGNVVAATGDGGFLMNAAELETATRLGCEYAVVVFRDDDYGLISEKQLDHTGDSTGTRLSNPDLTTFAESFGIDAYRPESPGEIRTALDEAVGGGMALVEIPVG; encoded by the coding sequence ATGAACGCCGCGGAACTGCTGGTCGCCTGTCTGGAACGGGAAGGCGTCGAGCACGTCTTCGGCATCCCCGGCGAGGAACTGGAGGACCTGCTGTTCGCGATGGCGGACTCCGAGGTGACCTTCGTGCCCACCCGCCACGAGCAGGGCGCGGCGTTCATGGCCGACGTCCACGGCCGGCTCACCGGGCAGGCCGGCGTCTGCTGCTCGACGCTGGGGCCGGGCGCGACGAACCTGCTGACCGGCGTCGCCGACGCACACCTCGACAAGAGCCCGCTCGTCGCCGTCACCGGCCAGGGCGGGCTCGAGCGGCTCCACAAGGAGAGCCACCAGGCGCTGAACGTCGTCGACCTCTTCGAGCCCATCACGAAGTGGAACGCGCAGCTCGACGACCCCGACATCGTCGGCGAGGCCGTCCGTAAGGCGTTCAAGCTCGCGGAGTACGAGAAGCCCGGCACGACCCACCTGGAGCTCCCCGAAGACGTGGCGAGCGAGAGCACCGAGGAGCGTCCGCTCCCCGGCCGCGAGCGGGTGCGACCGGGCGCGCCCGACCCCGACGCGCTCGACCGCGCCGTCGACCTGCTCGCGGCGGCCGACCGACCGCTGGTCGTCGCCGGCAACGGCGCCGTCCGGGCCCACGCGGCCGACCGGCTCAGGGCCGTCGTCGAGGCCGCCGACCTCCCCGTCGTCTCGACGTACATGGGCAAGGGCGCCGTCTCCGACGCCGACGAGCGCTCGCTGATGACCGTCGCATCCGGCGACGGCGCGGCGGCGGAGGCCCTCGCGGCGGCCGACCTCCTCCTCGCCGTCGGCTACGACGTCGCCGAGCACGACCCCGCCGAGTGGGACCACGACGGACCGATCGTCCACGTCGACTCCGAGCCGGCGGAGGTGTACGCCGCCTACAACCCCGACGTGGAGGTCGTCGCCGACGTCGGCCGGACGCTCCGTGCGCTGACCGAACGCGCCGAGGACGGCGCGTTCGGCACGGACACGGACTGGTACGGCGACTACCGCGAGCGCGTGCTGGCCGACGTCGATCGGGAACCGGCCGACGAACCGCCCTTCACCGAGGAGGGCGTGCTGCCCGTCCTGCGGGAGGTCATGGCCGACGAGGACGTCCTCGTCTCCGACGTCGGCAGCCACAAGATGGCCATCGCCGCGAACTACCCGGCCTACGAGCCCAACACCTGCGTCGTCTCGAACGGCCTCGCGGCCATGGGTATTGCCGTTCCAGGTGCGCTCGCGGCCGATCTGGCCGTCGAGGGGAACGTCGTCGCCGCGACCGGCGACGGCGGCTTCCTGATGAACGCCGCCGAGCTCGAGACCGCCACCAGGCTGGGCTGTGAGTACGCCGTCGTCGTCTTCCGCGACGACGACTACGGTCTCATCTCCGAGAAGCAGCTTGACCACACCGGCGACTCCACGGGGACCCGGCTGAGCAACCCCGACCTCACTACCTTCGCCGAGAGCTTCGGCATCGACGCGTACCGGCCGGAGTCGCCCGGAGAGATCCGGACGGCCCTCGACGAGGCCGTCGGCGGCGGTATGGCGCTCGTCGAAATCCCCGTCGGATAG
- a CDS encoding CDP-2,3-bis-(O-geranylgeranyl)-sn-glycerol synthase, with translation MTLLGVLATALWAMLPAYVPNNAAVLAGGGRPIDGGRTWNGRRVLGDGKTWRGTAAGTLAGLALALALNLAVEPVGAALGVDLPAFPVLAGLGLALGAMAGDIGASFLKRRSGRERGAAFPGLDQLDFVIGALALAALFAPDWTVSTFTLPVLVAVLIATPVLHLATNGIAYALGLKDEPW, from the coding sequence ATGACGCTGCTCGGTGTCCTCGCGACGGCGCTGTGGGCGATGCTGCCGGCCTACGTGCCGAACAACGCGGCCGTCCTCGCCGGCGGGGGACGGCCCATCGACGGCGGCCGGACGTGGAACGGGCGCCGGGTGCTCGGCGACGGCAAGACCTGGCGCGGGACGGCGGCGGGGACGCTGGCGGGCCTCGCGCTGGCGCTGGCGCTCAACCTCGCCGTCGAGCCCGTCGGCGCGGCGCTGGGCGTGGACCTGCCGGCGTTCCCGGTGCTGGCGGGGCTAGGCCTGGCGCTGGGAGCGATGGCCGGCGACATCGGCGCCTCCTTTCTGAAGCGCCGATCCGGGCGGGAGCGCGGGGCGGCCTTCCCCGGGCTCGACCAGCTGGACTTCGTGATCGGCGCGCTGGCGCTGGCGGCGCTGTTCGCGCCCGACTGGACGGTCTCGACGTTCACGCTGCCGGTGCTGGTCGCCGTCCTGATCGCCACGCCGGTACTCCACCTGGCGACGAACGGTATCGCCTACGCGCTGGGGCTGAAAGACGAGCCCTGGTAG
- a CDS encoding branched-chain amino acid transaminase: MSERPEMFEGVDRIWQDGEFVDFEDAQVHVLTHALHYGTGVFEGVRCYDTAEGPAIFRWDEHLDRLYESAKVYDIEIPYEPAELTEATIELIRSEGLESCYIRPIAFYGYGPLGLNPSQSPVETAIAAWPWGAYLGEEALEEGVDVAVSSWRKYSSDEIPTNAKTTGPYVNSVLASLEARGNDYTEAIVLNEEGNVAEGPGENIFLVRDGEIYTTGLSESILDGITRRTAITLAEDMGYTVHETTISRGELYTADELFFTGTAAEVTPIRSVDDNQIGAGTKGPVTDDIQSAFFDLFEERPAEYDDWFTDVEA; encoded by the coding sequence ATGAGCGAGCGCCCGGAGATGTTCGAGGGCGTCGACCGCATCTGGCAGGACGGCGAGTTCGTCGACTTCGAGGACGCGCAGGTCCACGTCCTCACGCACGCGCTCCACTACGGCACGGGCGTCTTCGAGGGCGTCCGGTGCTACGACACCGCCGAGGGGCCGGCCATCTTCCGGTGGGACGAGCACCTCGACCGGCTCTACGAGTCGGCGAAGGTCTACGACATCGAGATCCCCTACGAGCCCGCGGAGCTGACGGAGGCGACGATCGAGCTGATCCGCAGCGAGGGGCTGGAATCGTGCTACATCCGCCCGATCGCCTTCTACGGCTACGGCCCGCTCGGGCTCAACCCCAGCCAGTCGCCCGTCGAGACGGCCATCGCGGCCTGGCCGTGGGGCGCCTACCTCGGCGAGGAGGCCCTGGAGGAGGGCGTCGACGTCGCCGTCTCCTCCTGGCGGAAGTACTCCTCCGACGAGATCCCCACGAACGCCAAGACGACCGGTCCGTACGTCAACAGCGTCCTCGCGTCGCTGGAGGCCCGTGGCAACGACTACACCGAGGCCATCGTCCTCAACGAGGAGGGCAACGTCGCCGAGGGCCCCGGCGAGAACATCTTCCTGGTGCGCGACGGCGAGATCTACACGACGGGCCTGTCCGAGTCCATCCTCGACGGGATCACCCGCCGGACCGCAATCACGCTCGCCGAGGACATGGGCTATACGGTCCACGAGACGACCATCTCGCGGGGCGAGCTGTACACCGCCGACGAGCTGTTCTTCACCGGCACCGCGGCCGAGGTGACGCCCATCCGCAGCGTCGACGACAACCAGATCGGCGCCGGCACGAAGGGCCCGGTCACCGACGACATCCAGTCGGCCTTTTTCGACCTCTTCGAGGAGCGGCCTGCCGAGTACGACGACTGGTTCACCGATGTCGAGGCGTAG
- the cobA gene encoding uroporphyrinogen-III C-methyltransferase yields the protein MTGTVSLVGSGPGDPELLTVKAKRLLDDADVVLHDKLPGPEILDMIPEEKREDVGKRAGGEWTPQEYTNRRMVELAEEGKDVVRLKGGDPTVFGRGGEELVHLAENGIPVEVVPGITSAVAGPAVAGIPVTHRDHASSVSFVTGHEDPTKEESAVDWDALAATGGTIVVLMGVGKLPDYTAALREAGMDPDTPVALVERATWPGQQVATGTLDTIVDVRDEAGIEPPAITVIGEVAGQRDRVIEFLRTDYGEASDESRADGGDDDA from the coding sequence ATGACGGGCACCGTCTCCCTCGTCGGCTCGGGTCCCGGCGACCCGGAACTGCTGACGGTCAAGGCGAAGCGGCTCCTCGACGACGCGGACGTCGTCCTCCACGACAAGCTCCCCGGTCCGGAGATCCTCGACATGATCCCCGAGGAGAAGCGGGAGGACGTCGGCAAGCGCGCCGGCGGTGAGTGGACGCCCCAGGAGTACACCAACCGCCGGATGGTCGAACTGGCCGAGGAGGGCAAGGACGTCGTCCGCCTGAAGGGCGGCGACCCGACCGTCTTCGGCCGCGGCGGGGAGGAGCTGGTCCACCTCGCCGAGAACGGGATTCCCGTCGAGGTGGTGCCGGGCATCACCTCCGCCGTCGCGGGCCCCGCGGTCGCCGGGATCCCGGTCACCCACCGCGACCACGCCTCCTCCGTCTCCTTCGTCACGGGCCACGAGGACCCCACCAAGGAGGAGTCAGCGGTCGACTGGGACGCGCTGGCGGCGACCGGCGGCACCATCGTCGTCCTGATGGGCGTCGGCAAGCTGCCCGACTACACCGCGGCGCTGCGGGAGGCCGGCATGGACCCCGACACGCCCGTCGCGCTGGTCGAGCGGGCCACCTGGCCCGGCCAGCAGGTGGCGACGGGGACCCTCGACACGATCGTCGACGTCCGCGACGAGGCCGGCATCGAGCCGCCGGCGATCACCGTCATCGGCGAGGTGGCCGGCCAGCGCGACCGTGTGATCGAGTTCCTGCGGACCGACTACGGCGAGGCGAGCGACGAGAGCCGGGCTGACGGAGGTGACGACGATGCGTGA
- a CDS encoding excinuclease ABC subunit C codes for MDAATVRDRAADLPREPGVYHFVADRVLYVGKAVDLRDRVRSYADPRSTRIARMVERAEGIEYSVTDTETQALLLEANLIKRHQPQYNVRLKDDKSYPLVQLTDHPVPRIQVTRDPEEGATVYGPFTDKGRVETVVKALRETYGLRGCSDHKYQGRDRPCLDYEMGICTAPCTGEIGEEAYAEDVESVRRFFEGEAGVLADPLRREMTAASEDANFERAANLRDKLEAVQRLHGDADDAVQTTGDERAMDVLGAVREGERATVARLHASDGQLVDRERHRLDAPEGDGVGEVLGAFITQYYAERDLPDAVLCSERPDEDVVEWLAGEGVDVRVPGAGREATLVDLALKNARRSGPARDETAALADALGLDAADRVEGFDVSHAHGKSVVGSNVTFVDGSPEKADYRRKKLTEANDDYGNMRELVRWRAERAVEGRDDRPDPDLLLIDGGEGQLGAARDALALTGWDVPAVALAKEEELVVTPSGTRDWGDDDERLHLLQRVRDEAHRFAVQYHQTVRDDVGTALDEVPGVGPETRKRLLRRFGSVDGVREASEDELLAVDGVGEATADTIASHLS; via the coding sequence ATGGACGCCGCGACGGTTCGCGACCGGGCCGCCGACCTGCCGCGGGAGCCCGGCGTGTACCACTTCGTCGCCGACCGGGTGCTGTACGTGGGCAAGGCCGTCGACCTGCGGGACCGGGTGCGCTCGTACGCTGACCCCCGCTCGACCCGCATCGCGCGGATGGTCGAGCGCGCCGAGGGGATCGAGTACAGCGTCACCGACACCGAGACGCAGGCGCTGCTGCTCGAGGCCAACCTCATCAAGCGCCACCAGCCGCAGTACAACGTCCGGCTGAAGGACGACAAGTCCTACCCGCTGGTCCAGTTGACGGACCACCCAGTCCCGCGGATCCAGGTCACTCGCGACCCCGAGGAGGGGGCGACCGTCTACGGCCCGTTCACCGACAAGGGCCGCGTGGAGACGGTCGTGAAGGCCCTGCGTGAGACCTACGGGCTCCGTGGCTGCTCCGATCACAAGTACCAGGGCCGGGACCGTCCCTGCCTCGACTACGAGATGGGGATCTGCACCGCGCCCTGCACCGGCGAGATCGGCGAGGAGGCCTACGCCGAGGACGTCGAGAGCGTCCGGCGGTTCTTCGAGGGCGAGGCGGGAGTGCTCGCCGATCCGCTGCGCCGCGAGATGACGGCCGCCTCCGAGGACGCCAACTTCGAGCGGGCGGCGAACCTCCGGGACAAACTGGAGGCCGTCCAGCGCCTGCACGGCGACGCCGACGACGCCGTCCAGACGACGGGCGACGAGCGCGCGATGGACGTGCTCGGCGCGGTCCGCGAGGGCGAGCGGGCCACCGTCGCGCGACTGCACGCCAGCGACGGTCAGCTGGTCGACCGCGAGCGCCACCGGCTGGACGCCCCCGAGGGCGACGGCGTCGGCGAGGTGCTGGGCGCCTTCATCACGCAGTACTACGCCGAGCGGGACCTGCCCGACGCGGTGCTGTGCTCGGAGCGACCGGACGAGGACGTCGTCGAGTGGCTCGCCGGCGAGGGCGTCGACGTCCGCGTCCCCGGCGCCGGCCGCGAGGCCACGCTCGTCGACCTCGCGCTGAAGAACGCCCGCCGGTCCGGCCCCGCCCGCGACGAGACGGCGGCGCTGGCCGACGCGCTCGGCCTCGACGCCGCCGACCGCGTCGAGGGGTTCGACGTGAGCCACGCCCACGGCAAGTCCGTCGTCGGCTCGAACGTGACCTTCGTCGACGGGAGCCCGGAGAAGGCCGACTACCGACGGAAGAAGCTCACCGAGGCGAACGACGACTACGGCAACATGCGCGAACTCGTCCGCTGGCGGGCCGAGCGCGCCGTCGAGGGCCGGGACGACCGGCCGGACCCGGACCTCCTGCTGATCGACGGCGGCGAGGGGCAGCTCGGCGCGGCCCGCGACGCGCTTGCGCTGACGGGGTGGGACGTGCCCGCCGTCGCGCTCGCGAAGGAGGAGGAACTGGTCGTGACGCCGTCGGGCACCCGCGACTGGGGCGACGACGACGAGCGCCTCCACCTCCTCCAGCGCGTCCGCGACGAGGCCCACCGCTTCGCCGTCCAGTACCACCAGACCGTCCGCGACGACGTGGGGACCGCGCTGGACGAGGTACCCGGCGTCGGCCCGGAGACCCGCAAGCGCCTGCTCCGCCGGTTCGGCAGCGTCGACGGCGTGCGCGAGGCCTCCGAGGACGAGCTGCTGGCCGTCGACGGCGTCGGCGAGGCGACCGCCGACACCATCGCCAGTCACCTGTCCTGA